The Setaria italica strain Yugu1 chromosome IX, Setaria_italica_v2.0, whole genome shotgun sequence genome has a window encoding:
- the LOC101754462 gene encoding WD repeat-containing protein 26, with the protein MDLPESSVRRRVGPVDREELVRVIEESLYSLGYRRAAAELEAESGVPLYPPEHDRLLLDVMAGRWDACAETVRSVAGVGDADRAVAEFLLWRGHYLELLGTGGDAGLRRAREVLRRRIAPLAVDRRCVHWLACAMVSCEGAVAPDAVVGWRIAVFLDLVEVLPPWFHVPTGRLEHLVESAVTKQVASCIYHNLPDEITMLEDHKCHEQHIPSECAQILCGHNNEVWFVRFSNNGDYLASSSSDCTAIIWKVEKDDTLTKKHCLQGHHKPISFVAWSPNDRMLLTCGTGEFLKLWNVDTGECNLKFRGSADYIISSCAWFPNSEKIVCASSEPGSSPNRIFTCDLEGQELEVWAGDRIPKVSDLAVTPDGRHLIFVSCNDIWIRELPKGREWRFREKQAISSLSLSGDGQSLIVNLSSQEIHLWKINESSTVPEKFKGHKQEKFVIRSCFGGSNSLFIASGSEDSQVYIWKRHLETPIKVLHGHTMIVNCVSWNPARPHMLASASDDRTVRIWLARKPGSTCS; encoded by the exons ATGGACCTGCCCGAGAGCTCTGTCCGCCGCCGTGTCGGCCCCGTCGACCGCGAGGAGCTGGTGCGCGTCATCGAGGAGTCGCTCTACTCGCTCGGGtaccggcgagcggcggccgagCTCGAGGCGGAGTCCGGCGTGCCGCTGTACCCGCCGGAGCACGACCGCCTGCTGCTCGACGTGATGGCCGGCCGGTGGGACGCGTGCGCGGAGACCGTCCGCTCGGTCGCTGGCGTCGGCGACGCGGACCGCGCGGTCGCGGAGTTCCTCTTGTGGAGGGGCCACTACCTGGAGCTGCTGGGgaccggcggcgacgccggacTGCGGCGTGCGAGGGAGGTGCTCCGGCGCCGGATTGCCCCGCTCGCTGTCGATAGGAGGTGCGTGCACTGGCTGGCGTGCGCCATGGTCTCGTGCGAGGGGGCAGTCGCTCCGGATGCCGTGGTTGGGTGGAGGATTGCGGTGTTCTTGGATTTAGTTGAGGTGCTGCCACCATGGTTCCATGTGCCCACCGGGCGGTTGGAGCATTTGGTGGAGAGTGCGGTTACTAAGCAAGTAGCATCGTGTATATATCACAATTTGCCGGATGAGATCACTATGCTTGAAGATCATAAGTGCCATGAACAGCACATCCCCTCCGAGTGTGCACAG ATATTATGTGGTCATAATAATGAAGTTTGGTTTGTAAGGTTCTCTAATAATGGAGACTACCTGGCATCATCTTCAAGTGATTGCACCGCCATAATTTGGAAG GTGGAAAAGGATGATACGTTGACCAAGAAGCACTGCCTACAGGGTCACCACAAACCAATTTCCTTCGTTGCCTGGAGCCCAAATGATAGAATGCTGCTCACTTGTGGTACTGGTGAATTTTTGAAACTGTGGAACGTTGATACTGGTGAATGTAATCTTAAATTCCGAGGTTCAGCAGACTACATCATCAGTTCATGTGCATGGTTTCCTAATTCAGAGAAAATAGTATGTGCCAGCTCTGAGCCTGGAAGTTCGCCAAATAGGATCTTCACTTGTGACCTAGAAGGTCAAGAGCTGGAAGTATGGGCTGGAGATAGAATACCTAAAGTTAGTGATCTTGCTGTGACACCTGATGGCCGGCACCTAATCTTTGTATCTTGCAACGATATCTGGATTCGAGAACTTCCAAAGGGGAGGGAATGGAGATTTCGTGAGAAGCAGGCGATTtcatctctttctctctcaggTGATGGACAGTCACTCATTGTCAACCTTAGCAGCCAGGAAATTCATTTGTGGAAAATTAATGAAAGTTCTACTGTTCCTGAAAAGTTCAAGGGGCACAAGCAAGAGAAGTTTGTGATTAGGTCTTGCTTTGGGGGTTCAAATTCCTTGTTCATTGCTAGTGGCAGTGAGGATTCACAG GTCTACATTTGGAAAAGGCACCTCGAAACGCCAATAAAGGTTTTGCATGGCCACACAATGATCGTGAACTGTGTAAGCTGGAATCCTGCGAGGCCTCATATGCTGGCTTCTGCTAGTGATGACCGCACAGTTCGAATATGGCTGGCACGCAAGCCTGGAAGCACATGCAGTTGA
- the LOC101768398 gene encoding uncharacterized protein LOC101768398, protein MESSSCHGDTRRSRACSSGGGSSSSGNAAIFTTECSHKLQSRCVSGPGSAPNRPPCSARWRELPSLRSTNPSPRQPPPSPAALAAPASQPFFRPMEPRVFDDDDPVDRTPRPIRDHEDLYRGASAAEASDGGAVALATHCECSTLARDASANDFAVLVHARAPGIAGAGGAAPRAPLDLVTVLDVSGSMVGTKLALLKQAMGFVIDNLKPRDRLCVVSFSSGACRLMRLARMSDAGKALARRAVESLKAGGGTNIGEALRRAAKVIDERMHRNVVASVVLLSDGQDTYTVPRRGGYGGRDANYDALVPPSFAYDGDGRRSAPVHTFGFGTDHDAAAMHTIAEATGGTFSFIEDEAAIQDAFAQCIGGLLSVAVQELRVDVACVHPGVRVRAVKSGSYVNHVEADGRAASVDVGELYADEERRFLLFLHVPRARTADDATRLVRVACAYRDTATGRGKSVAGEDAVVLRPRGAVAAERSVEVERERVRVEATDGIAAARAAAERGAHAEAVEILRSRQRSVVRSAAARAGDSTCLALSRELREMRARVADRQRYELSGRAYVLAGLSSHAQQRATSRQMMSGGGATTRGGESAEERSVAFATAGATTSYMTPAMLDMLERSRRSRELLQRRQQQTEERRRTF, encoded by the coding sequence ATGGAGAGCAGCTCGTGCCATGGCGACACGCGCAGGAGCCGGGcctgcagcagcggcggcgggagtaGTAGCAGCGGGAACGCCGCTATCTTCACAACGGAGTGCTCCCACAAGCTCCAGTCCCGCTGCGTCTCCGGGCCAGGGAGCGCCCCGAATCGCCCGCCCTGCAGCGCCAGGTGGCGCGAGCTGCCGTCCCTCCGCTCCACGAAcccgtcgccgcgccagccgccgccgtcgcccgccgcgttGGCCGCGCCGGCGTCCCAGCCGTTCTTCCGGCCCATGGAGCCGCGGGTATTCGACGACGACGATCCGGTGGACCGGACGCCGCGGCCGATTCGTGACCATGAGGACCTTTACCGCGGCGCAAGCGCGGCGGAGGCATCCGACGGAGGAGCGGTGGCGCTCGCCACGCACTGCGAGTGCTCGACCCTCGCGAGGGACGCGTCCGCCAACGACTTCGCCGTGCTCGTGCACGCCAGGGCGCCCGGGATTGCCGGGGCTGGCGGCGCGGCTCCGCGCGCGCCGCTGGACCTAGTGACCGTGCTCGACGTGAGCGGCAGCATGGTGGGCACCAAGCTCGCGCTGCTGAAGCAGGCCATGGGTTTCGTCATCGACAACCTCAAGCCCCGGGACCGCCTCTGCGTCGTGTCCTTCTCCTCCGGCGCGTGCCGCCTCATGCGGCTCGCGCGCATGTCGGACGCCGGGAAGGCCCTGGCGAGGCGCGCCGTGGAGTCCCtcaaggcgggcggcggcaccaacATTGGGGAGGCGCTCCGCAGGGCCGCCAAGGTGATCGACGAGCGCATGCACCGGAACGTCGTCGCCAGCGTCGTTCTCCTCTCGGACGGCCAGGACACGTACACCGTGCCGAGGCGCGGCGGCTACGGCGGCCGCGACGCCAACTACGACGCGCTCGTGCCGCCGTCCTTCGCGTACGACGGCGACGGAAGACGGTCGGCGCCCGTGCACACGTTCGGCTTCGGCACGGaccacgacgcggcggcgatgcACACCATCGCCGAGGCCACGGGCGGGACCTTCTCCTTCATCGAGGACGAAGCGGCCATCCAGGACGCGTTCGCGCAGTGCATCGGCGGGCTCCTCTCGGTCGCTGTGCAGGAGCTGCGCGTTGACGTCGCGTGCGTGCACCCCGGCGTGCGCGTCCGTGCGGTCAAGTCCGGCAGCTACGTGAACCACGTCGAAgccgacggccgcgccgcgTCCGTCGACGTCGGCGAGCTCTACGCGGACGAGGAGAGGCGATTCTTGCTGTTCCTGCACGTGCCGAGGGCCCGCACCGCGGACGACGCCACGCGCCTGGTCAGAGTGGCCTGCGCTTACCGCGACACGGCCACCGGACGGGGCAAGAGCGTCGCCGGAGAGGACGCTGTGGTGCTGAGGCCCCGGGGCGCGGTGGCCGCGGAGCGCTCCGTGGAGGTCGAGCGCGAGCGCGTCCGGGTGGAGGCTACGGACGGCATTGCCGcggcccgggcggcggcggagcgaggcgcgcacgcggaggcggtggagatcCTCCGGAGCCGGCAGCGATCCGTGGTGCggtccgccgcggcgcgggcgggggaCTCCACGTGCTTGGCGCTGTCGCGCGAGCTGCGGGAGatgcgcgcgcgcgtggcggACCGGCAGCGGTACGAACTGTCTGGGCGCGCGTACGTGCTCGCCGGGCTGAGCTCGCACGCACAGCAGCGCGCCACGTCGCGGCAGATGATGTCCGGTGGCGGGGCGACGACACGTGGCGGCGAATCGGCGGAGGAGCGCAGCGTGGCGTTCGCTACGGCGGGAGCCACGACGTCGTACATGACACCGGCGATGCTAGACATGCTGGAACGGTCGCGGAGGTCGCGGGAGCTGCTGCAGCGACGCCAGCAACAGACGGAGGAACGGAGAAGAACCTTTTGA